GGCATTCGCTTCAGGCATCGCTTTTCTCGAGGGCCCGTTGAGAGACCGCTGGGGCGAATGGGTCAGCGGTTTTGCGCCGGTGCGCGATCCGGAAACGGGCAAAGCCGTCGCCATGCTCGGCCTGGATTGGGATGCCCGCGAGTGGCACCGCGAGATCAACATTTACCGCTGGTTCGGACTGATGTTGACCGTGTTCCCGTTGTTGCTGGCGGGCGCGGTGTTCGCCGGTCTGGTCCGCGTGGAACGGGTCAACCTTCTCTTGACCGAAGAGATGAAGGAACGCCGCCGTATTCAAGCGGAACTCGAGCGCCTGAGCAAGATGGACCCGCTCACGGGCCTGGCCAACCGGCGCACCTTCGACATGATGTATGACCTCGAGTGGCGCCGCGCCCTGCGTGCGCAGTTGCCGCTGTCGCTTGTCATGATCGACGTGGACTGGTTCAAGGCCTACAACGACCACTACGGGCACCAGCAGGGGGACGCTGCCTTGAGGCGTATCGGCGAAGCCATCCGGGACTCGGTTAAACGCGCGGGCGACGAACCTGGCCGGTATGGCGGGGAAGAATTTGTGGCTATCCTGCCCTCGGCGGGCCCGGAAGGAGCTTGCCACGTGGCGGAGACAATCCGCGCCAATGTCGAGGCCTTGGCAATTGCGCATGAGGCAGCGGGGCACGGTTCTTGTCTCACGGTCAGTGTCGGCGTGGCGACTGTGATGCCGACGACGGCGGATGCTCCGGGGACGCTGATAGCGCGGGCGGACCAGGCGCTTTACCGGGCGAAGAGTGCGGGCCGTAACCGTGTCGAGCGCGACCTGCCCTGACTTTTGGCCGCGGGCACGACGCTCCGGGCGCGGCGCTCATCCGTGCAGAAAGAAGGCGCGCAGCACCTGAGCCAGACGCACGGACGCCTCTGCGGCGGTTTTCAGAACGTGTTCGTGGCTGAGCGGCCGCGTCGCGCAACAATTGTTCGTGATGCAGGAGACCACGCCCGCCGCGATGCCGAGTTCCTGGCAACGGGCTAGTTCCGTCGCGGCGCTCATGCCAACGGTCGCGCCGCCAGCCCGCCGCAGCGCCTGGACCTCTGAACGTGTCTCGTAACACGGGCCGTGCATCCACATGTATGGTCCCCGGTGGTCGCAGCCCGCCACGGTGAATTCCGTCCGCAATGCTTCCGGCAGCGCAAATGCGCGGAAGGGCCACGGGATCACTTCCGTTGCGGCGCACAATTGGCCCGGCTCCATCTCGGGACGCAGGCCGCCCGCGGCGTTGGTGAACACGATTGTGCGTACGCCCATTTCGTACAGCGTGTCGAGGGGGCGCACGCAGCGCGCGAAATCAAAACCCTCGTAAACGTGAAATCGCCCCTGCTGCACAATGACCTCGCGCAGACCACAGCATCCGCGCAGAAACACGCAGGCGTGGCCGGCCACGCCCGGCGCCGCCGGCGCGCCGCAAGCGTCCGGATGGGAGACTCCGCTTTCTCCTCCGGCGCGGAAGGGAATCCATTCGTGGACTTCGTCGAGCATGCTCGTCAGGTCAATGCCAGAACCGGCGACGGCGGCGACCAGGCCCTGCGGATTCATGAGAGCCACGGCGACGGCAACAGACGCCGTTCATACAGCTGAATCGCGTATTCGTCGGTCATGCCCGCCACGAAATCGACAGTCCGGCGCTCGATGCTCTCCGCGGTGTCGCCCGCCAGGATTTCAGGCGTCGGTTTTCTCAGCAGATCAAAGTACAGCGCCTCCAGCATTGCCTTTGCCTTGCTGATCTCTGCGTCGATGGCCGGGCAAGGGTAGACCTCGCGATACAGATAGTTCCGCAGCTCGTTGATCGCGCCGAGCACTTCGGGTTCGACGCCGGCCCGGCCGTCGGCGCTGCCGGCAATCAAGCCGGATACCATGCGGTCCAGCCGGTCCGACGTGGTGCGCCCGAGCGTGAAGACCGCGTCCCGAGGCAAGTCCTCAATCGAAATCAGGCCTGCGCGAACGGCGTCGTCGATGTCGTGGCTGATGTAGGCAATGGCGTCGCACAGGCTGAGTATTTTACCTTCCAGTGTCGCGGGACGGTCTGTCTCCTTGCCAAACAGGATCGCTTTTCCGTGGGAATGCCACAGGATGCCGTCCAGCACCTCCCAGGTCAGGTTCAGGCCGGGGTTGCCGTCGCGGTGCTCCAGTTTGTCCACGACGCGGTGGCTCTGTTCAAAGTGGCGGAACCCCTCGTCGAATAGTTGGTTGAGCACGGCTTCGCCCGCGTGGCCGAAGGGTGTATGCCCGAGGTCGTGACCCAACGCGATGGCCTCGGTCAGGTCTTCGTTAAGAAAGAGGGCGCGCGCGGCCGTCCGCGCTATCTGCGACACTTCCAGCGTGTGCGTGAGGCGCGTGCGGTAATGGTCCCCCTGCGGCGCCAGGAAGACCTGTGTCTTCCGCTTCAGCCGCCGGAAGGACTTCGTATGCAGAATGCGGTCGCGGTCCCGCTGAAACGCCGTGCGGTACTCGTGTTCCGGTTCGGGTATCTTGCGGCCGCGCGATGCCGCGGAGAGCGCCGCGTGGGGCGACAGGATGTGCCGCTCCCGCTCCTCGACCTGTTCGCGAATCGTCATGGACGGTCCTTGTGTTGCAGGAGCGGATCATACCGGGGCCGGCGCGTTGGGCGCCAATGGGTGCAGGCCGGCGACCTGCGCGTGCGAAAACGAAACGGGCAGGAGAAAGTCCCCTGCCCGTCTGGCGGTCTCGCGCTGTGTCACTTCCTGCGGCGGAGGGCGGCGGCTGCGGCGGCCGCGATCGCGCCCGTAAGCAGTGCAAGGCCAATCGCGCCGCCTGCGGGGATGCCCGCGATGACAACAAGCTGCACCGCCGCCGATACAAGGGTCTCTTCCGCGTCGGATACCTCGACCCAGTACGTACCCGTGTCGCCGAGTTCGGTTTCTTCGAT
Above is a genomic segment from Candidatus Hydrogenedentota bacterium containing:
- a CDS encoding GGDEF domain-containing protein codes for the protein TADTWVRAARSAAAGIAAEDLEPLSTGPGDSGAPAFERVRQHLSRVRSANPDARFVYLMALRNDQVVFVADAEPEDSPDASAPGDLYPEASPKLVEAFASGIAFLEGPLRDRWGEWVSGFAPVRDPETGKAVAMLGLDWDAREWHREINIYRWFGLMLTVFPLLLAGAVFAGLVRVERVNLLLTEEMKERRRIQAELERLSKMDPLTGLANRRTFDMMYDLEWRRALRAQLPLSLVMIDVDWFKAYNDHYGHQQGDAALRRIGEAIRDSVKRAGDEPGRYGGEEFVAILPSAGPEGACHVAETIRANVEALAIAHEAAGHGSCLTVSVGVATVMPTTADAPGTLIARADQALYRAKSAGRNRVERDLP
- a CDS encoding deoxyguanosinetriphosphate triphosphohydrolase, yielding MTIREQVEERERHILSPHAALSAASRGRKIPEPEHEYRTAFQRDRDRILHTKSFRRLKRKTQVFLAPQGDHYRTRLTHTLEVSQIARTAARALFLNEDLTEAIALGHDLGHTPFGHAGEAVLNQLFDEGFRHFEQSHRVVDKLEHRDGNPGLNLTWEVLDGILWHSHGKAILFGKETDRPATLEGKILSLCDAIAYISHDIDDAVRAGLISIEDLPRDAVFTLGRTTSDRLDRMVSGLIAGSADGRAGVEPEVLGAINELRNYLYREVYPCPAIDAEISKAKAMLEALYFDLLRKPTPEILAGDTAESIERRTVDFVAGMTDEYAIQLYERRLLPSPWLS